The DNA region TGGTGCGCGGCTGGTCGATGGTGGTGAGCGCGACGTGCCGCAGCGCCGCGAGCGAGGTGTTGTCGTAGCCGACGACCGAGACGTCCTCGGGCACCCGCAGACCCGCCTCTTCGAGCGCGGCCATCGCGCCCACGGCATTGAAATCGTTGCCGCACACCAGTGCGGTGGGAAAAGTGCTGGGGGAGAAGATGTTCAACAGCTTGCGGACCGCGCCCGCGCCCGCCTCGTCGGTGTGTTCGCTGGGGATCACCACGGGTTCGAGGCGGTAGCGGGCCATGGCGGCGGTGTAGCCCTTGCGCCGCGGCGGCGCCGCGAAGGCCGCGCCGCCGTCGAGGTGCACGATGCGCCGATGGCCCAGTGCGACAAGGTGATCCACGGCCAGGGCGGCGCCGAGTTCGCCGTCGTCGTTGACGGTGTCGACGGTGGCGCTGGTGGAGGTGCGCGAGACCAGCACGACCGGGCATTGCGCGGCCGCGTCGCGGATCGCGGCGGCGGGCAGCACCGGGGACAGCAGGATGATCCCGCCGGGGCGGAAGGCCAGCAGGCTTTCCAGGGCGGCGCGTTCCCGGGGTCCACTGCGCCGGCCGGTGTTCAGGA from Nocardia tengchongensis includes:
- a CDS encoding LacI family DNA-binding transcriptional regulator, with product MTRPTMEDVAARAGVSRALVSLVMRNSPKVSEHRRRAVLAAAADLGYHPHAMARSLASRTSNIIGVMVSDLRNPFFADVIEGMDEAAQESGLELILNTGRRSGPRERAALESLLAFRPGGIILLSPVLPAAAIRDAAAQCPVVLVSRTSTSATVDTVNDDGELGAALAVDHLVALGHRRIVHLDGGAAFAAPPRRKGYTAAMARYRLEPVVIPSEHTDEAGAGAVRKLLNIFSPSTFPTALVCGNDFNAVGAMAALEEAGLRVPEDVSVVGYDNTSLAALRHVALTTIDQPRTSIGRLAVRALTERLREDRTDPVRRRLEPSLVVRSTTAAPRD